Within the Gracilinema caldarium DSM 7334 genome, the region AGCGATAGGTTCATCCATATCATCACCATCTACGAGGATCGTATAAAAACCTGTAATGGTACCTTTGTCACTGGTACCACAGCGTTCGAGCAGTTTGGGCATAGAGTCGAATACACTGGGAGGATATCCCCGGGTTGCTGGAGGTTCACCAATAGCGAGCCCAATTTCGCGTTGAGCCCTTGCAAAGCGGGTCACAGAATCAAAAAGGAGCATTACATCTAAGCCTTGGTCCCGAAAATATTCAGCCACTGCGGTGGCAACATAGGCTCCCCGAAGACGGGACAGGGGCGGAGCACTGGATGGTGAAACCACAATCACCGATCGAGCCAGGCCTTCCGGCCCCAGGTCATTGGCAATAAAATCATTTACTTCCCGGCCCCGTTCACCAATTAGGGCAACCACATTCACATCGGCGCTGGTGTTCCGGGCAATCATACCTAATAAGGTTGATTTACCTACCCCGGAACCGGCAAAGATTCCCATACGCTGGCCCTTCCCGATGGGAAGTAAACCATCAATAGCCCTCACTCCCGTTACAATTCGTTCAGTAATACGTTTCCGCTGTAAAGGGTTTGGAGGGTCAGCCTGGGCTGGATAATACTGGGGGGCTTCGATATCGCCCTTCCCATCGGTCGGTTTCCCGAGTGCATCCAGAACCCGGCCAAGGAGCTTAGTACTGACCGGGATAGAAAGAAGTTCCCCAGTCGAAACAACACGGTTTCCCACTTCGATTCCAGTGGTTTCATCATAGGCCATAAGCTGCACCGTTTCACCCCGAAGACCGACCACCTCTGCCCGGATAACACCACGGCCTTTAGGAGCATAAATACGACACACCTCGCCAATAATAGCCTGGGGACCTCGGCTTTCGATCAAAAGACCTTGCACTTTAGTAATATGACCAACACATTTTATTGGATCAATTTGCTCTGTAGCGTTGATATATTTGGTAAGAATGGAATCGAGTACTGCCATTCGGTACTCTCCTACCGTTCATCGAGGGGAGCCGTACGAGCTTTAGCACGAATAGGTGAAATTTCCAGAATCTTTTGTTCCAGTTCAGCGAGCTGACTCGATATTCGGGCATCGATCTCACCAAAGTCGGTTTCAATAATACAGCCACCCCGATCCACCGAGGAATCCTCTACAACCTGGATATTCTTAACCCCTTCGATAAGCTGAATAAAGTCCTTAATGTGTTCTGTGGTCAGTTTAAGGTCGTCCACATTAACCCGGATAATGATGTCCCCTCGCCCCTTCACCTTCCGCAGGGCCTGAACCACATTGGAAACCACCACATTCCGCTGGTTTTCAGAAATAACCTTAATAACTTTTCTGGTGATAAGCAGCACCAGGTCCACAATCTGCTGTTCCGTCTCTGCAAGGATTTCTGCCCGTTTTTCCTGGGCCCGCTCAAGAATTTGATGAGCCCGCTCAACCAGCCGCTGAACTTCAGCCCGGCCTTCTGCATAGCCCGCTTCCCGGCCCGCAGCAAAGCCCGCAGATTCTGCCTCTTTTCGTTCCTTTTCAAAGGCCTGTTGAGCAGCCTGTTCAATTTCCTGGGCTTTACGTTTTGCTTCAGCAATAATACGCTCAGCCTCATCTTCTGCCTGCCGGCGGATCTGCTGGGCCTGGTCAGTTTTCCGTTTTACTTCCTGAAAAGCGGCATTTTCCGCTTCTTTGATGATCGACTCTGCCTCTGCCTTGGCAGCGTTGATCATCGCTTCCCGTTCCTGTTCCCACTGGGCCTTAAAGGCTTCGGCTTCTCTTCTGAGGTCATCGGCGGTGGGTCCCTGGTAAGCTTCATAGTCCTCCAGTTCCTGTATTTCTTCTTCTTTTTTTTGCTGAAGAGAACTGTTCATGCCGAGGGGCACATCGAGAACTACCGGCTTATCACTTACCAGGACCTCTCCAGGTCTAAATACCGCCTTTGCCATAGATTACACCACCAATTCGTCTTCGCCGGACCGGGCCACAACAATTTCACCGGTATCTTCCAGGTGCCTGATAATTGATACAATCTTCTGCTGGGCTTCTTCCACATCCTTAAGCCGGATGGGCCCCATGTATTCCATATCTTCCTTGAGCATCCCCGCTGCCCGTTTCGACATATTCCTGAATATCTTATCCTGAACTTCCGTATCGACCGACTTAAGGGCCTTCGCCAATTCCTGAGAATCCACTTCACGGAGTACCTTCTGAATAGCCCGGTCATCCAGCATAACAATATCTTCAAAGACGAACATGCGCTTCTTAATTTCTTCAGCCAATTCGGGATCTTCATCCTCCAGGGCTTCGATTATCTGCTTTTCACTGGACCGGTCTACCAGGTTAAGAATTTCTACAATACTCTCAACACCGCCCGCAGCGGTATAATCTTCGCTCGACAGGGTAGAAAGCTTCTTTTCAAGCACCCGTTCAACTTCCCGCAGTACTTCAGGGCTCGTTCGGTCCATCGTAGCAATACGACGGGCGACATCACTCTGTACCTCATGGGGCAGACTCTGTAAAATTATGGATGCCTTGTTCGGTTCAAGGTATGCAAGAATCAGTGCTATGGTCTGTGGATGTTCCTGCTGGATAAAGTTCAACAGGTGGGCTGGATCGGTGCGCCGGATAAAATCGAAGGGCCGGACCTGCAGACTGCTCGTGAGCCGGTTGATAATATCGATAGCCTTCTGACTTCCCAAAGACTTTTCCAAGAGTTCCCGGGCATAATCAATACCACCGGTAGTGATAAACTCGCTGGCCATCATGAGTTCCTGGAACTCCATCAGGATGGCATCCTTCTGTTCCGGTTCTATAGTTTCGAGGCGAGCTATTTCAAAGGTAAGGGTTTCTATTTCATCTTCCCGCAGATGCTTAAATATTTCCGCGGAAATTTCAGAACCTATGGTAACGAGGAATATGGCCGCTTTTTGCCGGCCCGTCAGTTCCTTATTGGCCTTACTCTTCTTGCCACCACCGGCAGCCGCAGGTGCAGCGGCAGGCTGAGTCGTTGTCTTTGC harbors:
- the fliG gene encoding flagellar motor switch protein FliG, giving the protein MAKTTTQPAAAPAAAGGGKKSKANKELTGRQKAAIFLVTIGSEISAEIFKHLREDEIETLTFEIARLETIEPEQKDAILMEFQELMMASEFITTGGIDYARELLEKSLGSQKAIDIINRLTSSLQVRPFDFIRRTDPAHLLNFIQQEHPQTIALILAYLEPNKASIILQSLPHEVQSDVARRIATMDRTSPEVLREVERVLEKKLSTLSSEDYTAAGGVESIVEILNLVDRSSEKQIIEALEDEDPELAEEIKKRMFVFEDIVMLDDRAIQKVLREVDSQELAKALKSVDTEVQDKIFRNMSKRAAGMLKEDMEYMGPIRLKDVEEAQQKIVSIIRHLEDTGEIVVARSGEDELVV
- the fliH gene encoding flagellar assembly protein FliH, giving the protein MAKAVFRPGEVLVSDKPVVLDVPLGMNSSLQQKKEEEIQELEDYEAYQGPTADDLRREAEAFKAQWEQEREAMINAAKAEAESIIKEAENAAFQEVKRKTDQAQQIRRQAEDEAERIIAEAKRKAQEIEQAAQQAFEKERKEAESAGFAAGREAGYAEGRAEVQRLVERAHQILERAQEKRAEILAETEQQIVDLVLLITRKVIKVISENQRNVVVSNVVQALRKVKGRGDIIIRVNVDDLKLTTEHIKDFIQLIEGVKNIQVVEDSSVDRGGCIIETDFGEIDARISSQLAELEQKILEISPIRAKARTAPLDER
- a CDS encoding FliI/YscN family ATPase, producing MAVLDSILTKYINATEQIDPIKCVGHITKVQGLLIESRGPQAIIGEVCRIYAPKGRGVIRAEVVGLRGETVQLMAYDETTGIEVGNRVVSTGELLSIPVSTKLLGRVLDALGKPTDGKGDIEAPQYYPAQADPPNPLQRKRITERIVTGVRAIDGLLPIGKGQRMGIFAGSGVGKSTLLGMIARNTSADVNVVALIGERGREVNDFIANDLGPEGLARSVIVVSPSSAPPLSRLRGAYVATAVAEYFRDQGLDVMLLFDSVTRFARAQREIGLAIGEPPATRGYPPSVFDSMPKLLERCGTSDKGTITGFYTILVDGDDMDEPIADTVRGILDGHMVLSRRLAERYHYPAIDILSSVSRLAPVVAGPVTKKAGGYIRRLMAVYAEAEDLIDVGAYKPGSNPAIDEAIAKKSAIDNFLIQAVEEKNSIQETLQTLGNLANMQIPDDELGQYV